One Solanum lycopersicum chromosome 4, SLM_r2.1 DNA window includes the following coding sequences:
- the LOC138348065 gene encoding uncharacterized protein — protein sequence MAAPLNLEEGQSSHRPPRFNGHFYSWWKVRMHDYLMAEDSELWDIVLDGPFVPMMEEKDGEKTITVLKPRQKYDDADRKKIEKGFKAKTLLVCGIGPDEYSRVSTCESAKEIWDCLKTAHEETEQVKESKIDMLTSRYENFKMKEGETIHDMFTKLSSITNELRSLCEPISMTKQVRRVL from the coding sequence ATGGCAGCTCCACTTAACCTCGAAGAAGGTCAGTCATCACACAGacctcctcgtttcaatggacatttctacagttggtggaaagttagaatgcatgACTACCTCATGGCTGAAGACAGCGAGTTATGGGATATTGTACTAGATGGACCATTTGTTCCAATGATGGAAGAAAAGGATGGAGAGAAGACCATTACTGTTCTAAAACCTAGGCAGAAATATGATGATGCTGacaggaaaaagattgaaaaaggtttcaaagctaaaactcttctggtctgtgggataggacctgatgagtacAGCAGAGTGTCAACCTGTGAGTCTGCTAAGGAAATTTGGGACTGCTTGAAGACTGCACATGAAGAaactgaacaagtcaaagaatctAAGATTGACATGCTTACCTCACGATAtgagaacttcaaaatgaaggaaggagaaacaatacatgacatgttcaccaagttgtcttccattacaaatgagctgcgaagtctgtgtgaacctataagcatgacCAAACAAGTCAGGAGAGTGCTTTGA